Sequence from the Microbacterium sp. AZCO genome:
AGATCACCGGGCTGACGCAGGAATCGATCGGCGACACCGCCGCCGATCTGGGAATTCCCCTGCACGAATTGCGCGGCGCCGCCGGATCGCTCGAGGACGCGTACATGGCGCTGACCGGTGACTCCGTCGAGTACAAGAGCAAGGAGCTGTCATGACCGCCATCACGCGAGACACATTCGTCGCCACCTCCCCCTGGCGCCTCACGTTCCTCCGTGTCGTGCGCGCCGAATGGATCAAGCTGACCTCGCTTCGTTCGACGTGGTGGTCGATCGCGAGTGTCGCCGCGCTGTCGATCGGACTTTCACTCATGATCGCTGCGGCGTCGGCGTCCCTTGATGGCGCTGGTATGCCGGCGGATGCTGTGATCCTGGCGCCGACCCAGTTCACGATGCTCCTCGCCGGCGCGCTTGGCGCGATTGCGGTCACCGGAGAGTACTCCACCGGTCAGATCCGCTCGACGCTGACCGCAGAGCCCCGCCGCGGGGCGGTGCTTCTCGCCAAGTCACTCGCCGTAGCCGCCTTCGTCGCCGTGTCGACAGCGGTGATCCTGGTGGCCGCCACACTCGCGACCGCGCCGATCCTCGGTGACGCAGCGATGGACTGGTCCGACCCGAAGGCATCACTCGTGCCCCTGGCGGCCGGTGTGCTCTCGATGACGTGCTTCGCGCTCATCGGAACCGGTATCGGGTTCGCGCTGCGCAGCGGACCGGGAGCGATCTCAGTCACCGTGGCGATCCTGTTCATCCTGCCGATCCTGCCCGGCCTCATCGCGATCGCGCCGGGTTGGGAGTGGATCATGGATGCCGGCCGGTACCTGCCCACGAACGCATCTCAGGTTTTGATGATGGGCGCGAACGACGGTGGACTGAGCGTGGGTGTGGCAGGGTCGGCACTTTTCGCGTGGACCATCGGTGCGCTCGCGCTGGGCTACGGGGTTCTCCGCATGCGCGACGCGTAGAGTCGGCCCATGTCTGTCTCCGACAGCCGCGGCTCGGATCTTCCTGTGGAACCCGAGCTGCGGCTGCCTCGCCCGCCAGGGGTGCTTCGCCGATACTGGGCGAGGCACTCGATGGTGGCGGATGCACTCATCGCGGCGCTGACCGCGGTCCTGTCGCTCGCTCCGCTCGGTGTGCAGGAGAGCAGCGACGGGACGAACGCTCTCGCGGCGACCGCGCTGGTGCTCTCGTTGATCGGATGCGCCGGACTTCTGGTCCGCCGTCGGTTCCCTGTTGCCGTATTCGCCATCGCGGCACTCGCGCAGACCGCTTCCCTGCTCACCGAGGATTCTTCGGTGTTGCTGCTCATCGGTGTCGCTGGCTTCGCCCTCTCACGCTACGCGACTCCCCGTGCCGCCTGGATCGCCTTCGGCGCCGCTTGCGCAGTGTGGGGGGCGGTCGCGCTCGTCGTCACGCTCACGACGCCGGGGACTCGAGCAGTTCTGATCGCGGGCGCGGCCGCATCGATCGGATTCGCCCTCATCGGCATGCTCATCGGACTCAACGCGAGGAGCCGGCGGAGATACCTCGACGCTCTGATCGATCTCTCGCGAAGACTCGCCGTCGAACGGGATCAGCGCGCGCAGCTCGCTGTCGCGGACGAACGAGCGCGCATCGCGCGCGAGCTGCACGACATCGTCGCCCACTCCCTCACCGTCATGGTCACCCTTGCTGAGGGGATCTCTGCGTCTGTCGACGCCGATCGCATACGAGAGGGGTCCCGAGCGATATCCGCGACGGGTCGCGACGCCCTGCGCGACATGCGCGCCACCCTCGGTGTGCTCCGCAGCACCGACGACGAAGCGCCGCTGCATCCCACGGTGCGAGACACTACCGCTGAGACCGTTGATGCTGCCCGGACCGCCGGATTCGCCGTGACCCTCACCACGTCAGGCGACCCTGCGGGAATCGACAGCGCCGTCACCCTCGCGGTCTCGCGCATCGTGCAAGAGGCGGTGACGAATGTGATGCGTCACGCCAGCGGCGCCTCCCGCATCGACGCCGCCATCGACTACGGACGCGACGCGATCGAGATACGCGTGCAGGATGACGGCGTCGCACAGGGCGCCCCGAACGGTGGCGGCTTCGGCCTGCGCGGGCTGCGGGAACGCGCCGAACTGCTCGGCGGCACATGCGAGGCTGGGCCGGTGCGGCCGCGGGGCTGGGAAGTGCGGGCGATCATCCCCCGCCCGGAGAGGAACAGAGAATGAGCGATCCCGATGCCGTGCGCATCCTGCTCGTCGACGACCAGGCGCTGATCCGCGTCGGCTTTCGCATGATGCTCGATGCCGAGCCGGGATTCGCGGTCGTCGGGGAGGCCGCAGACGGCGCACAGGCTGTGGCCGATGTCGACAGACTCCGGCCCGACGTCGTGCTCATGGACGTTCGGATGCCGGGCATGGACGGGATCGCGGCCACCGCCGAGATCGTGCGACGCTCGCCAAGCTGCCGCGTCCTCGTCCTGACGACCTTCGACCTCGACGAGTACGCCTTCGGGGCGATCCGAGCGGGAGCCGCCGGATTCCTCCTGAAGGATGCGGAGCGCGTCGAACTGATCTCCGCGATTCGAGCCGTGCACGCGGGGGAAGCCACTCTCACACCTCGCGTCACCAGGCGGATGCTCGAGCTGATGACCGAGATGCAGGAGTCCCCAGCCCGCCCCGACCTCGACGCGTTGACCGAACGGGAACAGGACGTCCTCGCAGCCATCGCCCGCGGCCTCACGAATTCGGAGATCGCGAGCGAGCTG
This genomic interval carries:
- a CDS encoding response regulator transcription factor, whose product is MSDPDAVRILLVDDQALIRVGFRMMLDAEPGFAVVGEAADGAQAVADVDRLRPDVVLMDVRMPGMDGIAATAEIVRRSPSCRVLVLTTFDLDEYAFGAIRAGAAGFLLKDAERVELISAIRAVHAGEATLTPRVTRRMLELMTEMQESPARPDLDALTEREQDVLAAIARGLTNSEIASELFLSESTVKTHVGRVLTKLPARDRVHAVLIAHGLATPEAGGGDR
- a CDS encoding histidine kinase, which encodes MSVSDSRGSDLPVEPELRLPRPPGVLRRYWARHSMVADALIAALTAVLSLAPLGVQESSDGTNALAATALVLSLIGCAGLLVRRRFPVAVFAIAALAQTASLLTEDSSVLLLIGVAGFALSRYATPRAAWIAFGAACAVWGAVALVVTLTTPGTRAVLIAGAAASIGFALIGMLIGLNARSRRRYLDALIDLSRRLAVERDQRAQLAVADERARIARELHDIVAHSLTVMVTLAEGISASVDADRIREGSRAISATGRDALRDMRATLGVLRSTDDEAPLHPTVRDTTAETVDAARTAGFAVTLTTSGDPAGIDSAVTLAVSRIVQEAVTNVMRHASGASRIDAAIDYGRDAIEIRVQDDGVAQGAPNGGGFGLRGLRERAELLGGTCEAGPVRPRGWEVRAIIPRPERNRE
- a CDS encoding ABC transporter permease, producing MRAEWIKLTSLRSTWWSIASVAALSIGLSLMIAAASASLDGAGMPADAVILAPTQFTMLLAGALGAIAVTGEYSTGQIRSTLTAEPRRGAVLLAKSLAVAAFVAVSTAVILVAATLATAPILGDAAMDWSDPKASLVPLAAGVLSMTCFALIGTGIGFALRSGPGAISVTVAILFILPILPGLIAIAPGWEWIMDAGRYLPTNASQVLMMGANDGGLSVGVAGSALFAWTIGALALGYGVLRMRDA